A section of the Malus sylvestris chromosome 17, drMalSylv7.2, whole genome shotgun sequence genome encodes:
- the LOC126609721 gene encoding glucose-1-phosphate adenylyltransferase small subunit, chloroplastic/amyloplastic, whose translation MASSSMAANGVLTPRSSVLPNSKQTQNISRLSFSGSHLSGTKIPAPSTCMRKCPTHRVPPLVVSPKAVSDSKNSQTCLDPDASRSVLGIILGGGAGTRLYPLTKKRAKPAVPLGANYRLIDIPVSNCLNSNVSKIYVLTQFNSASLNRHLSRAYASNMGGYKNEGFVEVLAAQQSPENPNWFQGTADAVRQYLWLFEEHNVLEFLVLAGDHLYRMDYEKFIQAHRETDADITVAALPMDEKRATAFGLMKIDEEGRIIEFAEKPKGEQLKAMKVDTTILGLDDERAKEMPYIASMGIYVVSKNIMLDLLRDKFPGANDFGSEVIPGATSIGLRVQAYLYDGYWEDIGTIEAFYNANLGITKKPIPDFSFYDRSSPIYTQPRYLPPSKMLDADVTDSVIGEGCVIKNCKIHHSVVGLRSCIAEGAVIEDTLLMGADYYETDADRRFLSAKGSVPIGIGKNSHIRRAIIDKNARIGENVKIINSDNVQEAARETDGYFIKSGIVTVIKDALIPSGTVI comes from the exons ATGGCGTCCTCTTCAATGGCAGCGAACGGAGTGCTCACGCCGCGATCGTCGGTGTTGCCGAACTCGAAGCAAACCCAGAACATCAGCCGCCTCTCCTTCAGCGGCTCTCATCTCTCCGGGACCAAAATCCCCGCCCCCAGCACCTGTATGAGGAAATGCCCCACTCACAGAGTCCCGCCGCTGGTTGTCTCTCCGAAGGCTGTTTCCGATTCCAAGAACTCCCAGACGTGTCTTGATCCCGATGCGAGCCGG AGTGTGTTGGGGATTATCCTGGGTGGGGGAGCTGGGACGAGGCTTTACCCATTAACCAAGAAGCGTGCGAAGCCTGCTGTTCCATTGGGAGCAAACTACAGGCTGATCGATATCCCAGTCAGTAATTGCCTCAACAGCAACGTGTCCAAGATCTATGTGCTGACCCAGTTCAATTCCGCTTCGCTCAATCGCCATCTTTCTCGTGCTTATGCTAGTAACATGGGTGGCTACAAAAATGAAGGCTTTGTTGAGGTTCTTGCTGCCCAGCAGAGCCCTGAGAATCCCAATTGGTTTCAG GGTACCGCGGATGCCGTGAGACAGTACTTGTGGTTGTTTGAGGAGCACAATGTGTTGGAATTTTTGGTTCTTGCTGGGGATCATTTGTATAGGATGGACTATGAGAAGTTTATTCAGGCGCATAGAGAAACTGATGCAGACATCACTGTGGCTGCTCTGCCCATGGATGAGAAGCGCGCTACCGCCTTTGGTTTGATGAAGATTGATGAAGAGGGAAGGATTATTGAGTTTGCTGAGAAACCAAAAGGGGAGCAACTCAAAGCTATGAAG GTTGATACAACTATCCTGGGTCTTGATGATGAGAGAGCTAAAGAGATGCCTTATATTGCCAGCATGGGTATATATGTTGTGAGCAAAAATATCATGTTAGATCTACTTCGAGACAAGTTTCCTGGTGCAAATGATTTCGGGAGTGAAGTTATTCCAGGCGCAACTTCCATTGGTTTGAGA GTTCAAGCTTATTTGTATGATGGCTACTGGGAAGATATTGGTACCATTGAGGCTTTCTACAATGCAAACTTGGGGATAACAAAAAAACCAATTCCAGATTTCAG CTTTTATGATCGTTCATCCCCTATCTACACCCAACCTCGGTATTTACCTCCATCGAAAATGCTTGATGCTGATGTCACAGATAGTGTTATTGGCGAGGGATGTGTAATAAAG AACTGTAAAATTCACCATTCAGTCGTTGGACTTCGGTCTTGCATAGCAGAGGGTGCTGTCATTGAAGACACATTACTGATGGGAGCTGACTACTATGAG ACTGATGCTGACAGGAGGTTCCTATCTGCGAAGGGCAGCGTGCCAATTGGTATTGGCAAGAATTCCCACATTAGGAGAGCTATAATTGATAAGAATGCGCGAATTGGAGAGAATGTTAAG ATTATCAATAGCGACAATGTGCAAGAAGCAGCAAGAGAAACAGACGGATATTTCATAAAGAGCGGGATTGTCACAGTGATCAAGGATGCCTTGATTCCTAGTGGAACAGTAATCTAG